A part of Corynebacterium mustelae genomic DNA contains:
- the hrpA gene encoding ATP-dependent RNA helicase HrpA yields MTMKHNNHPRKVTSSSRRPATGDHPHPQPDTAEAISLRTPLIAKLTQVTIADEHVFRRRLAKARTSKAFAAIAADIERATAVVEKRDALISDISYPDSLPVSARRDDIAEAIASHQVVIIAGETGSGKTTQIPKICLDIGRGRRGLIGHTQPRRLAARTVAERIASELKQDIGESVGYAIRFDDNVKPHTAVKLMTDGILLAEMQRDRYLNAYDTIIIDEAHERSLNIDFLLGYLKQLLSKRPDLKVIITSATIDPERFARHFADASGNPAPIIEVSGRTYPVEILYRPLKIQHGEKLIDIDPIDGLISAIEELMGYGDGDILCFFPGESDIRDAREVLESKNWRGVEVVPLYGRLSNQEQHKVFQPHGSRRIVLATNIAETSLTVPGIHFVVDLGTARISRYSTRTKVQRLPIEPISQASANQRSGRCGRVADGIAIRLYSEEDFESRPEFTDPEILRTNLASVILQMAALRLGSIEDFPFVQAPDTRAIRDGLLLLNELGALHTSQSPSGMPKLTKIGKSIARIPVDPRMARMLVEAHRKGCLSEVIIIVAALTIQDVRERPLEHQAQADQLHARFKDKNSDFVSLLLLWQYITQLRADTSGNAFRRRMQTEFLHYMRIREWFDLVRQLHNVIDQLGWERLGASAADNVISSPLADLSGVSDAVHQSLLAGLLSHIGIRNEQTREYLGCRNTNFKIFPGSALSKAKPEYVMAAELVETSQLWARGVAQIQPQWIENLAKDLLKHQYSAPYWSTKQATAMVEQTSTLYGVPIITGRKVPLHRINIDLGREMFIRHALVEGQWNTQHDFYKHNDQMLQTARELEDRARRRDIVVDEDTLFAFYDARIPTDVTSGPSFDKWWKATYRKQPRLLDFDPDALVTEEADCITESAFPDTWAYGSLTFDLSYQFMPGTLGDGVTVHIPVPLLAGTKPEGFEWLVPGMREELITELIKTLPKPLRRTVVPAPDFARLALPHLDPQKPGGLTQQLANALHTIGGSGIAAGDFKIHKLPPHLKITFAAVDKRGKIIDSDKNLAELKTRRAGQIKSSVSRVSKDIEQKATAEWTDQTLGVIAEEVVTTVDGQNVTAYPALVATGDGVALKVLGTKAEADAAMLTTTLTLLLRKIQVTPQKMLNGLPLQQRVAVENYPHGGATGLVEDARVAAIRDELLALGGPVRTPAAFKNLLQQISPRIPTIVRQTIVTLAPALAQYLAIRHELDKWEGPGIDDISHQLEFLLPPNALAIHGMSRLKHLTRYLQAVTTRLDDMSVNPDRDADRQETINRLEDQLKNRLAQLPRGREKTTEVKEVCWLLQELRVSLFAQRLGTTEKVSESKIAKKIANLR; encoded by the coding sequence ATGACTATGAAACACAATAACCATCCAAGAAAAGTAACATCAAGCAGCCGTCGTCCTGCTACAGGCGATCACCCCCATCCGCAACCAGATACTGCTGAGGCTATATCGTTACGAACCCCGTTGATCGCGAAGCTAACACAGGTGACGATCGCGGATGAACATGTGTTTCGGCGTCGATTAGCAAAAGCTCGCACATCCAAAGCATTCGCAGCCATTGCTGCAGATATTGAACGCGCAACAGCTGTCGTCGAAAAGCGAGACGCCTTAATCTCTGATATCTCTTACCCAGATTCGCTTCCGGTGTCTGCACGGCGAGACGATATCGCGGAGGCAATAGCCTCGCATCAAGTAGTCATCATCGCTGGCGAAACCGGTTCCGGCAAAACCACCCAGATTCCGAAGATTTGTCTCGACATCGGTCGTGGTCGCCGGGGACTGATCGGGCATACGCAACCACGCCGGTTAGCGGCTCGAACAGTGGCAGAACGAATTGCCAGTGAATTGAAACAAGACATAGGCGAGTCGGTTGGATATGCAATTCGGTTTGATGACAACGTGAAACCGCACACCGCAGTAAAACTAATGACCGACGGTATTTTACTCGCAGAAATGCAACGTGATAGATACCTAAACGCATATGACACCATCATCATTGATGAGGCGCATGAGCGAAGTCTCAACATCGATTTCTTACTTGGCTATCTCAAGCAACTTTTATCCAAGCGACCTGACCTTAAGGTGATTATCACCTCCGCGACGATTGACCCCGAGCGATTCGCACGTCACTTCGCCGACGCTTCTGGAAATCCCGCACCGATCATCGAAGTGTCGGGGCGAACGTATCCAGTGGAGATTCTCTATCGCCCGCTGAAGATACAACACGGCGAAAAACTGATTGACATAGACCCTATTGACGGACTCATTTCCGCTATTGAAGAGCTCATGGGGTACGGTGACGGCGATATTTTGTGCTTCTTCCCCGGCGAGTCCGACATACGAGATGCACGCGAGGTTTTGGAAAGTAAAAACTGGCGAGGAGTTGAAGTTGTTCCCCTCTACGGTCGGTTATCTAACCAAGAGCAGCATAAAGTTTTTCAGCCACATGGTAGTCGCCGTATCGTTCTGGCTACGAATATCGCAGAAACCTCACTTACGGTTCCAGGAATTCATTTTGTTGTAGATCTTGGTACTGCGCGGATTTCGCGTTATTCAACTCGCACGAAAGTCCAGCGACTACCTATCGAGCCTATTTCCCAAGCCAGTGCGAACCAACGTTCAGGACGTTGTGGCCGCGTAGCGGACGGAATCGCTATCCGGTTATATTCCGAAGAAGACTTCGAATCACGCCCAGAATTTACCGATCCAGAAATTCTTCGCACCAACTTAGCAAGCGTCATCTTGCAAATGGCTGCCTTGAGGTTAGGCAGCATCGAGGATTTTCCCTTTGTCCAAGCGCCAGATACTCGCGCCATTCGCGATGGGCTGTTATTACTCAACGAACTAGGAGCACTGCATACATCACAATCCCCGTCTGGTATGCCAAAGCTAACCAAGATTGGTAAAAGTATTGCGCGTATTCCCGTGGATCCCCGAATGGCTCGAATGTTGGTGGAAGCGCATAGAAAAGGTTGTTTGTCTGAAGTAATAATCATCGTGGCGGCATTAACAATTCAGGACGTACGGGAACGCCCTTTAGAACACCAAGCGCAAGCCGACCAACTGCATGCCCGGTTTAAAGATAAAAATTCAGACTTCGTTTCGTTACTCTTATTGTGGCAATACATCACTCAACTCCGCGCCGATACCAGTGGTAATGCTTTTCGACGACGGATGCAGACGGAATTTCTGCATTACATGCGAATACGAGAGTGGTTTGACTTGGTTCGCCAATTGCACAATGTGATCGACCAACTAGGGTGGGAACGGCTAGGTGCCAGTGCTGCCGACAATGTCATTTCATCTCCCCTGGCCGATTTATCCGGAGTATCTGATGCGGTACATCAGTCATTATTGGCGGGGTTGCTCTCCCATATTGGCATCCGCAATGAACAAACGCGAGAGTACCTTGGCTGCCGGAACACCAACTTTAAAATTTTCCCTGGGTCCGCTTTGTCTAAGGCTAAACCCGAATACGTTATGGCGGCGGAACTGGTTGAAACTTCCCAGTTGTGGGCACGAGGAGTCGCCCAGATACAACCACAATGGATAGAAAACCTGGCGAAGGACCTGCTCAAACACCAGTATTCCGCCCCGTACTGGTCGACCAAGCAGGCTACAGCAATGGTCGAACAAACATCTACTCTCTACGGGGTTCCTATAATCACCGGTCGCAAAGTCCCGCTCCATCGGATAAATATCGATCTAGGACGAGAGATGTTTATCAGACATGCACTGGTTGAGGGGCAATGGAATACCCAGCATGACTTCTACAAACACAACGATCAAATGCTCCAAACCGCACGAGAGTTGGAAGATCGTGCCCGCCGAAGAGACATTGTTGTTGACGAAGATACACTATTCGCTTTTTACGACGCTAGGATCCCAACCGACGTCACTTCTGGGCCCAGTTTTGATAAGTGGTGGAAAGCAACCTATCGGAAACAGCCGCGACTTCTTGACTTCGATCCAGATGCTCTTGTCACCGAGGAAGCGGATTGCATCACAGAATCCGCATTTCCTGATACATGGGCGTATGGATCGCTAACCTTCGACCTGAGCTACCAATTTATGCCAGGGACTTTAGGTGATGGCGTGACAGTCCACATTCCAGTTCCCCTGCTAGCCGGGACGAAACCGGAAGGGTTCGAATGGTTAGTTCCCGGAATGCGGGAGGAGCTTATAACCGAACTCATCAAGACCCTGCCCAAGCCGTTACGCCGCACTGTTGTTCCTGCACCAGATTTTGCCCGGTTAGCACTTCCACATTTAGATCCTCAAAAGCCAGGTGGATTGACGCAACAACTTGCAAATGCACTACATACAATAGGTGGTTCTGGCATAGCTGCGGGAGATTTCAAAATACATAAATTACCACCACACCTAAAGATAACTTTTGCCGCCGTAGATAAACGTGGAAAGATTATCGACTCTGATAAAAACCTGGCAGAACTCAAAACTCGTAGAGCAGGTCAAATTAAATCCTCAGTTTCTCGGGTCAGTAAAGACATCGAACAAAAAGCCACTGCGGAATGGACCGATCAGACCCTAGGCGTTATCGCGGAAGAAGTTGTAACCACGGTTGATGGTCAAAACGTTACAGCTTATCCAGCACTGGTTGCCACGGGTGATGGCGTAGCTCTAAAGGTATTGGGCACCAAGGCGGAGGCTGATGCTGCCATGTTGACCACAACACTTACCCTTTTATTACGAAAAATACAGGTAACCCCGCAGAAAATGCTCAACGGTCTGCCGCTTCAACAGCGGGTCGCTGTCGAAAACTATCCGCATGGCGGAGCTACCGGCTTAGTTGAAGACGCGCGCGTAGCTGCCATTCGAGACGAACTACTTGCCTTGGGCGGCCCGGTTCGAACACCAGCAGCTTTCAAGAATCTGTTGCAGCAAATCTCACCACGAATACCGACGATCGTACGGCAAACTATTGTGACATTGGCACCAGCGTTGGCCCAATATTTGGCTATCCGTCACGAATTGGACAAATGGGAAGGGCCGGGGATCGATGATATTTCACACCAACTTGAATTCCTTCTTCCTCCCAACGCCTTGGCAATCCACGGTATGTCGCGATTAAAGCATTTAACAAGATATTTACAGGCCGTAACCACCCGCCTTGACGATATGTCTGTAAATCCGGATCGGGACGCTGACCGACAAGAAACTATCAACAGGTTAGAAGATCAGCTAAAAAATAGACTTGCACAACTACCAAGGGGAAGAGAAAAAACAACCGAGGTCAAAGAAGTTTGCTGGCTACTACAAGAACTTCGAGTTAGCTTATTTGCGCAGCGATTAGGGACGACGGAAAAGGTTTCAGAATCGAAAATTGCTAAAAAGATCGCCAATCTACGGTAA
- the nrdR gene encoding transcriptional regulator NrdR, which produces MHCPFCHHEQSKVIDSRVIDSGTAIRRRRECASCSGRFTTIEKAQLLVVKRNGLTEPFSREKVIVGVRRACQGRDVGDDALKRLAQEVEETVRSHGSSQIHANDIGLAILEPLRELDEVAYLRFASVYKSFESAEDFESEIRLMNRRDRNAN; this is translated from the coding sequence ATGCATTGTCCATTCTGTCACCATGAACAATCTAAAGTCATCGATTCTCGGGTAATTGATAGTGGCACCGCCATCCGGCGGCGGCGTGAATGCGCCTCCTGTTCTGGCAGATTTACCACGATAGAAAAGGCTCAGTTACTGGTTGTTAAGCGAAATGGGCTGACAGAACCATTCAGCCGGGAAAAAGTTATCGTTGGTGTACGCAGGGCATGCCAGGGTAGGGACGTTGGCGATGATGCATTGAAACGATTGGCTCAGGAGGTCGAAGAAACTGTGCGTAGCCATGGCAGTTCCCAGATACACGCTAATGACATTGGTCTTGCAATACTGGAGCCATTGCGTGAGTTGGATGAAGTTGCATATTTGAGGTTCGCTTCAGTGTATAAGTCATTCGAATCAGCTGAAGATTTTGAATCGGAAATCCGTTTGATGAATCGACGGGATCGAAATGCTAATTAG
- the lexA gene encoding transcriptional repressor LexA → MPRKKTTATPTGKSDLDSLTERQRRILQVIRDAVILRGYPPSIREIGDAAGLQSTSSVAYQLKELERKGFLRRDPNKPRAVDVRTLPGDDLPKAGPKTKTGKNTLTPPSEEASSPQFIPVVGSIAAGNPILAEENVSAYFPLPEEIVGNGDLFMLQVVGESMRDAGILNGDWVVIRSQKVAEQGEFVAAMIDEEATVKEFFKDESGTWLLPHNEAFTPIPVTAETEILGKVVSVMRKL, encoded by the coding sequence ATGCCCCGGAAAAAAACAACCGCAACACCCACCGGAAAATCCGATCTTGACTCACTAACGGAACGCCAACGGCGCATACTTCAAGTAATTCGCGATGCCGTAATCCTTCGCGGTTATCCACCGAGCATCAGGGAGATCGGCGATGCCGCAGGACTCCAATCCACGTCTTCAGTGGCCTACCAACTAAAAGAGCTTGAACGCAAGGGCTTTTTACGCCGCGATCCCAATAAGCCTCGCGCTGTCGATGTTCGCACTCTCCCCGGTGATGATTTACCCAAAGCTGGCCCCAAAACCAAGACTGGAAAAAATACTCTAACACCCCCCTCCGAGGAAGCATCATCCCCCCAGTTCATCCCAGTGGTTGGCAGCATAGCCGCCGGGAACCCGATACTGGCAGAGGAAAACGTATCTGCCTACTTCCCTCTTCCCGAAGAAATAGTTGGCAATGGCGATCTATTCATGCTCCAGGTTGTGGGCGAATCCATGCGAGATGCCGGAATCCTCAATGGTGACTGGGTGGTAATTCGCTCCCAGAAAGTTGCAGAGCAAGGCGAGTTTGTTGCTGCCATGATTGACGAGGAGGCGACCGTCAAAGAATTCTTTAAAGATGAAAGCGGAACATGGCTTCTCCCCCACAATGAAGCATTCACCCCAATCCCTGTCACCGCTGAAACGGAAATCCTCGGAAAAGTCGTTTCTGTTATGCGTAAGCTTTGA